TTCCTCGGTTGTGTTGGAATGGGTCGGTTGTCAGTCCTGTACTGGACTATTTTGGTGCTGATCGCAAAAAAGAATAAAAAACAGTGCTTTTTGACGCAAACGTATTTTCCGGTTTTTTCATGTTGTAGAGTATCGGCTCTGGCAACATGTAAGGGATGACATCCGGTTCAGAGAAGAACCATCTTCCGCGTCTTCGGTACCCGTCCCTTTCCTACTGTTCTCATTTTTTGTATCAGTTGCACAAAGAACCATCGTTCTTGGCAGGTTTAGGAGCCCAATCCATGAAAAAAATAGTTCCCTGGCTGATGTTAGGGGTTCTGTCTGGCTGCGCTACGCAAACGCCTCAAATGAAAGAGGTTGAACCGGCAGTGTCTGCCGAGCAACAGCGAGCGGCGCAGCAGGCCGCGATAGAGGCAAACAAGCCTGAGACTCTGAGCCTTAAACGGAAAATCGCGGTGGGTCGACTTTCCAACGAGACCAACTACGGACGCAGTTTGCTGCGCTCGAACGCCGAGGATCAGCTTGGCTCCAAAGTCACAGACATGTTCCTTCAGGCTCTGGCAAATAGCGAGAGTTATCTGGTTTTTGAACGGCCGGATATTGAGCTGTTGAGCAAGGAAGCAGAGTTGTCTGGCCAGGAAATCTCGATCACGGGTGTTGATACTCTGGTAATTGGTTCGTTAACCCAGTTTGGTCGTGCCACGACCGGCGAGCGAGGGTTCCTCTCTTCCTCGAAAAAGCAGGAAGCGACGGCAACGGTCGACCTCAGGTTGGTTGATGTAACGACGGGCAGGGTGTTTGCCTCTGTGACGGGCTCGGGTTCTTCATCCACCGAACAGGCCCGCACCATGGGATTTGGTTCTGCTGCGGGATATGACGGCAGCCTGAATGATCAGGCCATTGCGGCAGCCGTTACAGCAGCCGTCGATAAGATGACCGGTTTGTTCCTGGAGAAGCCCTGGACAGCTGATTTGCTGGCGCAGGAAGACGGCCTCGTTTATATCAGTGGCGGCAGGAATCAGGGTGTCCGTGAAGGGATGGTTTTCACCATCGAAACACGGGGCAAGAAAGTGAAATCCCAGACCACAGGCACAACGATTTCGCTGCCGGGGAAGGACGTTGCCGAGCTCAAGGTGATCGGCCTGTTTGGTGATGATCCTCTCGATCAGGGGGCAATCGGAGAAGTATCAAATGGCTCTTTGCAGGGTTATGAGCTTAGCGACCTGCGTGTTAAGGAGAAGAAGTGATGAGGATCCTATTGGCATTGCTGGTGTGCTTCACCCTGGCGGCTTGTGTCCAGGCGCCGTCACGCAATACCCAGGTTGTGGATGATCGCCCGGGTCTGGCTTTCGAGGTGAACTCGGTGGCTGCGGAATACTATGAGCTGCGGATTGATGA
This Marinobacter salinus DNA region includes the following protein-coding sequences:
- a CDS encoding CsgG/HfaB family protein, producing MKKIVPWLMLGVLSGCATQTPQMKEVEPAVSAEQQRAAQQAAIEANKPETLSLKRKIAVGRLSNETNYGRSLLRSNAEDQLGSKVTDMFLQALANSESYLVFERPDIELLSKEAELSGQEISITGVDTLVIGSLTQFGRATTGERGFLSSSKKQEATATVDLRLVDVTTGRVFASVTGSGSSSTEQARTMGFGSAAGYDGSLNDQAIAAAVTAAVDKMTGLFLEKPWTADLLAQEDGLVYISGGRNQGVREGMVFTIETRGKKVKSQTTGTTISLPGKDVAELKVIGLFGDDPLDQGAIGEVSNGSLQGYELSDLRVKEKK